The following proteins are co-located in the Lacticaseibacillus paracasei subsp. paracasei genome:
- the add gene encoding adenosine deaminase, translating to MDFQTLHQLSKTELHCHLDGSLSLSCIRQLAKMIDRKLPATDDELRRLVQAPADSENLGDYLKAFDFVAPLLQTKKALQLAAYDVVEQAAEENVRYIEIRFAPVFSLAGGLSLVEATQAVIEGLHQGMATYDIMAKALVCGMRQLPNTDNQTMFKTTAPLLGSTLVGGDFAGNEADFPTNVCAPAIKTAQSLGVPLTFHAGECHCPQNIAEAVRLGIPRIGHATACFDQPALIEKIVETGTTVELCLTSNLQTKAARTLAEFPYQALKKAGAKITINTDNRTVSNTTLTQEYQRYQQAFGTTAADFLAFNLNAIDAAFIPDADKKSLRDQLHQDYATYC from the coding sequence ATGGACTTTCAAACATTACATCAACTAAGCAAAACCGAACTACATTGTCATTTAGACGGCTCATTGTCGTTAAGTTGCATTCGTCAGCTCGCGAAAATGATCGACCGAAAATTACCGGCGACTGACGACGAACTGCGGCGACTGGTTCAGGCACCAGCAGATTCCGAGAATTTAGGTGATTATCTCAAAGCCTTCGACTTCGTGGCCCCCTTGCTGCAAACCAAAAAGGCCTTGCAACTCGCGGCCTACGATGTCGTTGAACAAGCGGCTGAAGAAAACGTCCGCTATATCGAAATTCGCTTTGCGCCCGTATTTTCCCTAGCAGGCGGATTATCGCTGGTCGAAGCAACGCAAGCCGTCATCGAAGGCTTACACCAAGGCATGGCAACATATGACATCATGGCGAAGGCCTTAGTCTGTGGCATGCGACAGTTGCCCAACACCGATAACCAAACAATGTTTAAAACCACCGCCCCACTACTTGGTTCAACACTCGTCGGCGGTGACTTTGCCGGCAACGAAGCTGATTTTCCAACGAACGTGTGCGCGCCGGCCATTAAAACTGCTCAATCCCTTGGCGTGCCGCTTACGTTTCATGCCGGCGAATGTCATTGCCCGCAAAACATTGCTGAAGCGGTACGACTCGGCATTCCGCGGATTGGCCATGCCACCGCTTGTTTTGATCAACCGGCACTCATTGAGAAAATTGTTGAAACTGGCACCACAGTTGAACTTTGCCTCACGAGCAACCTCCAAACGAAAGCCGCTCGTACACTTGCTGAGTTTCCATATCAGGCGCTTAAAAAAGCTGGTGCCAAAATCACCATTAACACTGATAATCGAACAGTCTCGAATACCACGTTAACCCAGGAATATCAGCGTTATCAGCAAGCTTTTGGTACAACAGCAGCTGACTTTTTAGCATTCAATTTAAACGCCATTGATGCAGCTTTCATTCCTGATGCCGATAAGAAATCATTACGCGACCAGTTACATCAAGATTACGCAACTTATTGTTAA
- a CDS encoding DMT family transporter, protein MKRVRLWGIFLAILGSSFWGISGPISEALFDQGIKVSWLISSKMIIAGIVLMLVAFWKERKAILAPWRNTRDALQLILFILFGMIGMQYIYFKAVAVANAATATILQYLSPVAVLIFLALRLREKPRRIDIVTICFAMMGTALVVTKGHFTHLAISPNAFFWGIMAALAAAAYTLLPAGLLHRHSPIVVTAWAQLIGGLLIDVFDPFWKEIPHLDHAGWAGYWFIVIFGTIIAYSVYLASLQFISPTAATLLDAFEPLGATVVSVVFLHMHMGFAEILGGVIIILTVAMMAMATPHGPKLEDRSSD, encoded by the coding sequence GTGAAGCGCGTCCGACTGTGGGGGATTTTTCTAGCAATTTTAGGGTCAAGCTTTTGGGGAATCTCTGGCCCAATTAGCGAGGCCTTATTTGATCAAGGCATTAAAGTTTCATGGCTGATTAGTTCGAAGATGATTATCGCCGGAATTGTTTTGATGCTCGTGGCTTTTTGGAAAGAGCGTAAAGCGATTCTAGCACCTTGGCGGAATACTCGTGATGCCTTGCAGCTAATTCTATTTATTCTGTTTGGCATGATCGGGATGCAGTATATTTACTTTAAGGCAGTTGCAGTAGCCAATGCTGCAACTGCCACGATTTTGCAATATTTGTCACCGGTGGCTGTGTTGATATTCTTAGCGCTGCGTTTGCGCGAAAAGCCGCGACGAATTGATATTGTGACGATTTGCTTTGCCATGATGGGGACGGCTTTGGTTGTTACCAAAGGGCATTTTACTCATCTGGCCATTTCGCCGAATGCTTTTTTCTGGGGTATCATGGCAGCATTGGCGGCAGCGGCGTATACCTTGTTGCCTGCAGGCTTGTTGCACCGCCACTCGCCGATTGTCGTCACGGCATGGGCGCAACTGATTGGTGGTTTGTTGATTGATGTATTTGATCCTTTTTGGAAGGAAATACCGCATTTAGATCACGCAGGTTGGGCTGGTTACTGGTTCATTGTGATTTTTGGCACCATCATTGCTTATTCGGTTTACCTTGCGAGCTTGCAGTTCATTTCTCCGACGGCAGCCACGTTGCTAGACGCCTTTGAGCCGTTGGGTGCAACGGTTGTTTCAGTCGTTTTCTTACACATGCATATGGGATTTGCGGAAATCTTGGGTGGCGTTATTATTATTTTGACAGTCGCCATGATGGCAATGGCGACGCCGCATGGACCGAAGCTGGAAGATCGCTCCTCGGACTGA
- a CDS encoding DNA-3-methyladenine glycosylase I — MVKPNDHAEEAKTEAALQRYQERKRYTDWVAKMSPAMRAYHDHEWGVPVHDDQKLFELLSLEIFQAGLNWELVIGKRAAFNDAFHNFAIKQVAAMDEEDVEQLLQRQDIIRNRKKLEATITNARAVLKIQAKYGSLDHYLWHFVNGKPLVNRPKSRAEIPTKGALSVKIAKDLKNNGFAFVGPVIVYNYLQGAGLIDDHVVMQD; from the coding sequence ATGGTAAAACCAAATGATCACGCTGAAGAAGCCAAGACAGAAGCAGCATTGCAGCGGTATCAGGAACGTAAGCGTTATACGGATTGGGTTGCCAAAATGTCACCAGCTATGCGCGCGTACCACGATCATGAATGGGGCGTGCCGGTTCATGATGATCAAAAGTTATTTGAGTTGTTATCCCTTGAGATTTTCCAAGCTGGGTTGAATTGGGAACTAGTCATTGGCAAGCGCGCTGCTTTTAACGATGCTTTTCATAATTTTGCGATTAAACAAGTAGCTGCTATGGATGAAGAAGACGTCGAGCAGTTATTGCAGCGGCAAGACATCATTCGCAATCGTAAGAAACTTGAGGCAACAATTACCAATGCCAGAGCTGTGTTAAAAATTCAGGCAAAGTATGGCAGCCTTGATCACTATTTATGGCATTTTGTGAACGGCAAGCCGTTGGTCAATCGACCTAAGTCGCGTGCGGAAATTCCGACCAAAGGTGCCTTATCGGTCAAAATCGCCAAGGATTTGAAAAATAACGGCTTTGCGTTCGTAGGGCCGGTAATCGTGTATAATTATTTGCAAGGCGCCGGATTAATTGATGATCATGTTGTGATGCAGGACTGA
- a CDS encoding IS30 family transposase, producing the protein MAIITLIERSQIELMQHHTIQYIAATLGRSRISIRHELHRCPEGDYCAIIAQDHADTCRHRCGRHSILTPKLKRMVTEKLNLGWSPEMVGYAVHCAPHTIYHWIYQRQVDFQPSQLFDHGKRHKRRQDLRSRYNQAVGTSIEIRSESANRRTEKGHLEMDTVRGGRGSKAAVLTIVDRVTRLMATTKLENLSQNAVLKGFARLMVDFPGPVRSVTVDHGKEFSCDQALTKRYRIPVYFCHAYHPNERGTNERFNRELRYYFPKGTQFDQVSETDIQQATALINNKPRKCLRWQTPVQAVSKPLSRW; encoded by the coding sequence ATGGCCATTATAACCTTAATTGAACGATCTCAGATAGAACTGATGCAACACCACACGATTCAATACATCGCCGCGACCTTAGGCCGCTCTCGTATTTCTATTAGGCATGAGCTTCACCGTTGCCCTGAAGGTGATTACTGCGCCATTATAGCTCAGGATCATGCCGATACTTGTCGGCATCGTTGTGGTCGGCACTCGATTTTAACGCCTAAGTTGAAGCGGATGGTAACTGAGAAGCTAAACCTAGGTTGGTCCCCTGAAATGGTCGGTTATGCCGTTCACTGTGCGCCACACACGATTTACCACTGGATTTATCAAAGACAAGTCGATTTTCAGCCAAGCCAACTCTTTGATCACGGTAAACGTCATAAAAGAAGACAAGACCTTCGGTCGCGCTATAACCAAGCAGTAGGCACCTCAATTGAGATTCGCAGTGAGTCAGCTAATCGGCGAACCGAAAAAGGACATTTAGAGATGGATACAGTTCGCGGTGGTCGCGGGTCAAAGGCTGCTGTTTTGACCATTGTCGATCGGGTGACACGTTTAATGGCGACAACTAAGCTTGAAAACTTATCACAAAATGCTGTTCTCAAGGGATTTGCAAGACTGATGGTGGACTTTCCGGGTCCGGTTCGATCAGTGACGGTTGATCACGGTAAAGAGTTTTCCTGCGATCAGGCGCTTACAAAGCGCTATCGGATACCGGTTTACTTTTGCCACGCCTATCACCCGAATGAACGGGGCACAAATGAACGGTTCAATCGAGAACTTCGCTACTATTTCCCGAAGGGAACACAGTTTGATCAGGTTTCAGAGACCGATATTCAACAAGCCACAGCGCTTATCAATAACAAACCTAGAAAATGTCTCCGTTGGCAAACCCCAGTTCAAGCAGTGAGCAAGCCTCTTTCTAGGTGGTAA
- a CDS encoding universal stress protein yields the protein MDQEYDRLLVPVDGSKEAELAFNKAIKVALANRAHLDVLNVLDTKQFIGSYGGMISGDAVYQLTQDAQEYLDNLKDQAKSAGLDDLDIHIRFGNPKTVIATDFPHDHHNDLIVIGATGLNAVERVLVGSVTEYVNRTAPCDVLIVKTK from the coding sequence ATGGATCAAGAATATGATCGCTTGCTCGTACCGGTGGATGGCTCGAAGGAAGCAGAATTAGCTTTTAACAAGGCCATTAAGGTTGCACTGGCCAACCGAGCCCACTTGGATGTTTTGAATGTGCTTGATACCAAACAGTTTATTGGCAGTTACGGCGGCATGATTTCCGGCGATGCGGTTTATCAGTTGACGCAAGATGCACAGGAATACTTAGATAATTTGAAAGATCAAGCCAAAAGTGCAGGTCTGGATGATCTTGATATTCACATTCGGTTTGGCAATCCCAAGACGGTAATTGCAACTGATTTTCCGCACGACCATCACAATGATCTCATTGTGATCGGTGCAACTGGCTTGAACGCTGTAGAACGCGTCCTTGTCGGATCTGTCACGGAATATGTCAATCGCACGGCACCTTGCGATGTCCTGATCGTTAAAACTAAATAG
- a CDS encoding helix-turn-helix domain-containing protein produces MITNGVGSVLRQIRKGRGESIVEVAKATHTSPASFTKWENDQTIPSERSIRKLAEYYNTDPLELLSVAYPDKYAQKQENEQPVGDGPSIRVEDLLGNNSVLTYNGVPLAAGTKSLVAAFIAGLIIAQPE; encoded by the coding sequence ATGATTACAAATGGTGTTGGCAGCGTGCTGCGACAGATCCGAAAGGGTCGCGGCGAATCAATCGTCGAAGTTGCAAAAGCAACCCATACTTCCCCAGCTAGTTTTACTAAGTGGGAAAACGATCAAACAATTCCGAGTGAACGGAGTATTCGCAAACTTGCAGAATACTATAATACAGATCCGCTCGAATTATTGAGTGTGGCTTATCCGGATAAATATGCTCAGAAGCAAGAAAACGAACAACCGGTCGGTGATGGTCCATCAATCCGTGTTGAGGACTTGTTAGGCAACAACTCAGTTCTGACATACAATGGTGTTCCACTTGCGGCGGGCACCAAGTCGCTGGTAGCGGCTTTCATTGCCGGATTAATTATCGCTCAGCCTGAGTAA
- a CDS encoding tyrosine-protein phosphatase translates to MEPNVLDIKNGLNFRDLGGYKTKSGQLVKPKKVIRSAKLSELSDQDLQYLSDYGLIADVDFRSPEEQAAEPDRYPEHATYHFVPVFPTDETKSSEQADALQKSFSRDPHAGFENMVKTYADIVKMPSAQKAYRQFFDILLSNDDENGAVLFHCTAGKDRTGMGAVYLLSALGVDGHTIRQDYLATNDLIQPMVEKNLAAARKHGATDALLANIQDLGTVSGAFLDSALATIDAEYGSMRDYLQDELKLTPSEKRDLRELYLQ, encoded by the coding sequence TTGGAACCCAATGTTCTTGACATTAAAAATGGACTTAACTTTCGCGACCTCGGCGGCTATAAGACAAAATCCGGTCAATTAGTCAAACCTAAGAAAGTCATTCGCTCTGCTAAGTTGAGCGAGTTATCTGACCAGGATTTGCAATACCTTTCCGATTACGGGCTCATCGCCGATGTCGACTTTCGCTCACCCGAAGAACAAGCAGCTGAGCCCGATCGATACCCAGAACACGCGACCTACCATTTTGTGCCGGTTTTCCCAACAGACGAAACCAAGAGTAGTGAACAGGCGGATGCCTTGCAAAAGAGCTTCTCACGTGATCCGCACGCAGGTTTTGAAAACATGGTTAAAACCTACGCCGACATCGTCAAAATGCCTTCTGCACAAAAGGCTTATCGTCAATTCTTCGACATCCTCTTAAGTAACGATGACGAAAATGGTGCTGTTCTTTTCCATTGCACAGCCGGTAAAGATCGAACCGGGATGGGCGCGGTATATCTACTTTCAGCCCTCGGTGTTGATGGTCATACCATTCGCCAAGACTACCTCGCGACAAACGATCTCATTCAGCCGATGGTCGAAAAGAATTTGGCAGCTGCTCGTAAGCATGGCGCAACTGATGCTCTTCTTGCCAACATTCAAGATCTCGGCACGGTTTCGGGTGCCTTTCTTGACAGTGCCTTAGCCACAATCGATGCTGAATATGGCAGCATGCGCGACTATTTGCAAGATGAATTAAAGCTGACCCCCTCTGAAAAACGGGATCTCCGCGAACTTTATCTACAGTAA
- the queG gene encoding tRNA epoxyqueuosine(34) reductase QueG: MDLKMMIKAHAKELGIDKIGFTTADNFAALKPSLLAQKAAGHTTGFEHQNIDERLYPDKIFDQPQSIIAIALAYPAKIHERPPRTGPKRGRFARASWGIDYHTVLDRKMASLIKFIKRTAENDPNLRFKPMVDTGELIDVVVAQRAGLGFIGKNGLLITPEFGSYVYLGEIITNIKFAPDEPMTSQCGDCTRCIDFCPPKALLGDGRMNGQRCLSYQTQTKGYMDPEFRPMIRNVLYGCDICQQVCPFNKGKDFHIHPEMEPDPETVLPELIPMLTLTNKDFKTRFGKLAGAWRGKKPLQRNAIIALVNLHDRSAIPHLLEVIEHDPRPMIRATAAWAVGELQSSSNPEIETFLKTALAKETTPEAQVAFQDALDHLTQH, encoded by the coding sequence ATGGATTTAAAAATGATGATTAAAGCCCATGCTAAAGAGTTGGGAATCGACAAAATTGGCTTTACGACCGCTGATAATTTTGCCGCGCTCAAACCTAGCTTGCTCGCACAAAAAGCGGCCGGTCACACGACTGGCTTTGAACATCAAAATATCGATGAACGCCTATATCCTGATAAAATTTTTGACCAGCCACAAAGTATAATCGCAATTGCGTTAGCGTATCCGGCTAAAATCCATGAACGACCGCCGCGAACAGGACCCAAACGTGGCCGATTTGCGCGGGCCAGCTGGGGCATTGATTATCACACTGTGCTTGATCGAAAAATGGCGTCACTTATCAAGTTTATTAAACGAACGGCAGAAAATGATCCTAACTTGCGTTTCAAACCCATGGTCGATACAGGTGAATTAATCGATGTTGTCGTTGCGCAACGCGCCGGCCTCGGCTTTATCGGCAAAAACGGTCTACTCATCACACCTGAATTTGGTTCGTATGTGTACCTCGGTGAGATCATTACCAATATTAAGTTTGCCCCTGACGAACCGATGACCTCACAGTGCGGTGATTGTACTCGCTGTATTGATTTTTGCCCGCCAAAAGCCTTGCTTGGTGACGGTCGCATGAATGGTCAACGCTGTCTTTCCTATCAAACCCAGACGAAAGGCTACATGGATCCAGAATTTCGGCCCATGATTCGCAACGTCCTATACGGCTGCGATATCTGCCAGCAGGTTTGTCCGTTTAATAAAGGCAAAGATTTTCATATCCATCCAGAAATGGAACCCGACCCGGAAACGGTATTACCGGAACTGATTCCAATGTTAACGCTGACCAACAAGGACTTTAAAACGCGCTTTGGCAAACTGGCTGGTGCTTGGCGCGGCAAAAAACCACTGCAACGTAATGCCATTATCGCACTGGTCAACCTGCATGACCGCAGCGCCATTCCTCACTTGCTCGAGGTCATTGAGCATGATCCGCGACCAATGATTCGAGCAACTGCAGCTTGGGCCGTTGGTGAATTACAGTCATCGTCTAATCCTGAAATCGAGACTTTTCTTAAAACGGCCTTGGCAAAAGAAACGACGCCAGAAGCCCAAGTCGCCTTTCAGGATGCACTTGATCACCTAACCCAACATTGA
- a CDS encoding biotin transporter BioY translates to MQTKTLTRMGLLLAVLIGLAFAPPITVGFLGVPIVLQNMGVMLVAMLLPTRPATITIGMLLALAALGLPVLTGGRGGIAIFLGPTAGFMYGWLLTPIAYAAITHYLKPDFWLTKVLGMTFGAVLLTEFLGAAWLAATTSLGFVPALASVLIYIPGDLLKMALSVLVVQQLTAVIPALR, encoded by the coding sequence ATGCAAACAAAAACTTTGACACGGATGGGACTATTGTTGGCAGTTTTGATTGGCTTGGCCTTTGCGCCACCGATCACTGTTGGCTTTCTTGGTGTGCCGATTGTCTTGCAGAACATGGGTGTTATGTTGGTTGCAATGTTGTTACCAACGCGGCCAGCAACGATCACAATTGGTATGTTATTGGCATTGGCAGCATTAGGCTTGCCAGTATTGACAGGCGGTCGAGGCGGTATTGCTATTTTCTTAGGACCGACTGCTGGTTTCATGTACGGCTGGTTGTTGACACCGATAGCATATGCGGCCATAACGCACTATCTGAAACCTGATTTTTGGTTAACCAAAGTACTGGGTATGACATTTGGTGCGGTTCTTTTGACGGAATTTCTGGGTGCCGCGTGGTTAGCTGCGACTACCAGTTTGGGCTTTGTCCCAGCGCTTGCGAGTGTTTTGATTTATATTCCTGGTGACTTGCTCAAGATGGCGCTCAGTGTGTTGGTTGTTCAACAATTGACAGCTGTGATCCCGGCCTTGCGCTAG
- a CDS encoding MerR family transcriptional regulator produces the protein MTIDEVSKKFNLTKDTLRYWERIGLLPEIQRNQSGYRDYDEHAVNWVYYIMVLRKAGMSIESLSEFVKLLREGDQTIAARKSLFIEQRDALIERRDNINKTLRYLDYKIDHFEDHMLGYENEKLAYEGKLTEEK, from the coding sequence GTGACAATTGATGAAGTTAGTAAAAAGTTTAATCTGACAAAGGATACATTGCGTTACTGGGAAAGAATTGGGTTATTGCCTGAAATTCAACGGAATCAGAGTGGTTATCGTGACTACGATGAACATGCGGTCAACTGGGTTTATTACATCATGGTTCTGCGTAAGGCTGGGATGTCGATTGAATCGCTTTCCGAGTTTGTTAAGCTTTTACGGGAAGGCGATCAAACAATTGCAGCCCGAAAGTCTTTGTTTATTGAACAACGCGATGCTTTGATTGAACGGCGCGATAATATTAACAAGACCCTTCGCTACCTAGACTATAAAATTGATCATTTTGAAGATCACATGCTGGGCTACGAAAACGAGAAACTGGCTTATGAAGGTAAATTGACCGAAGAAAAGTAA
- a CDS encoding flavodoxin: MASKVLIVYYSWSGHTATLAKYLQQATDADLLALRVPEQTFSSDMYDTSGRAKHQVASGNLPHLTTVIPDLTGYETILVGGPVWSAAPSTPVLSFLKQVQGSRAVFRPFYTDAGTPGAYEQAFKQAAGQLQVKQGFGMAGDNVAQKKAEISAWLTTL, from the coding sequence ATGGCAAGTAAAGTACTGATTGTGTATTATTCATGGTCAGGGCATACTGCTACATTGGCGAAATATTTACAACAGGCGACAGATGCAGACCTGTTAGCTCTACGTGTTCCTGAGCAAACTTTTTCGTCAGATATGTATGACACCTCTGGTCGGGCAAAACACCAAGTAGCGTCCGGAAATTTACCGCATCTGACAACGGTTATTCCTGATCTGACCGGTTATGAAACGATCTTGGTTGGTGGTCCGGTTTGGTCGGCAGCGCCATCAACACCAGTTTTGAGTTTTCTAAAACAGGTGCAAGGCAGTCGAGCTGTATTCAGGCCTTTTTATACCGATGCTGGCACACCCGGCGCCTATGAACAGGCGTTTAAACAGGCAGCTGGGCAACTGCAAGTCAAACAAGGATTTGGTATGGCGGGTGATAATGTCGCCCAAAAGAAGGCCGAAATCTCTGCATGGCTGACAACGTTGTAG
- a CDS encoding zinc-binding dehydrogenase, which yields MKAAFFLGPGKVETQDVPRPQLQKPTDAIIKIVRASVCGSDLWWFRGISHRDANSLVGHEAIGIVEEVGAEVHDIHVGDFVIAPFTHGCGHCAACLAGFDGDCMNQEAGGNGGYQGQYLRFTNANWALVKIPGQPSDYSDEMLNSFVTLADVMATGYHAAASAEVKQGDTVVVMGDGAVGLCGVIAAKLRGAKRIIAMSRHEDRQKMAIAFGATDIVPERGDEAVQKVLAMTNGAGADAVLECVGTEQSVETATKVGRPGAVVGRVGVPQKPEMNTNNLFWRNIGLRGGIASVTTDDKQLLLKAVLNVEIHPGKVFTQRFDLEHIQDAYDAMDQRKAIKSLIVVEG from the coding sequence ATGAAAGCAGCTTTTTTTTTAGGACCAGGTAAAGTCGAAACACAAGATGTACCAAGACCGCAGCTTCAAAAGCCAACTGATGCAATCATCAAGATTGTTCGAGCCAGTGTGTGCGGATCAGACTTATGGTGGTTCCGCGGCATCTCACATCGAGACGCTAATAGTCTTGTTGGTCATGAGGCGATTGGCATTGTGGAAGAAGTCGGTGCTGAAGTTCATGATATTCATGTCGGTGATTTTGTCATTGCGCCGTTTACACATGGTTGCGGTCACTGTGCGGCTTGTCTTGCCGGTTTTGATGGTGATTGCATGAATCAGGAAGCAGGCGGCAATGGTGGCTATCAGGGGCAGTATTTACGTTTCACGAATGCAAACTGGGCCTTGGTTAAAATTCCGGGTCAGCCGAGCGATTATTCAGATGAGATGTTGAATTCATTTGTCACACTGGCTGATGTCATGGCGACAGGTTATCATGCTGCTGCAAGCGCCGAGGTTAAACAAGGCGATACAGTTGTTGTCATGGGCGACGGGGCAGTTGGCCTTTGCGGCGTCATTGCTGCCAAGTTACGCGGTGCTAAGCGCATCATTGCGATGAGTCGGCATGAAGACCGGCAAAAAATGGCGATTGCTTTTGGCGCAACTGATATTGTACCCGAACGTGGGGATGAAGCGGTTCAGAAAGTCTTAGCAATGACGAACGGCGCAGGTGCTGATGCTGTGCTTGAATGTGTTGGCACTGAACAGTCAGTGGAAACTGCCACTAAAGTAGGTCGTCCAGGCGCAGTTGTGGGTCGTGTCGGCGTACCTCAAAAGCCAGAGATGAACACGAATAATCTGTTCTGGCGAAATATTGGTCTGCGTGGGGGGATCGCTTCGGTCACGACAGATGACAAACAATTGCTACTCAAAGCCGTCTTGAATGTCGAGATTCACCCAGGCAAAGTCTTCACGCAACGCTTTGATCTTGAACATATTCAAGACGCTTATGATGCGATGGATCAGCGGAAGGCCATTAAGTCACTAATCGTGGTTGAAGGTTAA
- a CDS encoding SDR family oxidoreductase, protein MIKNILIMAANGQISRLIENQILNDDQFANVHLTLFLRHQSRLAQLAKNPRVTLVEGSLDRLDDVKKAMVDQDLVFVGVVDHSKGSQQTQNVIAGMKAGHVQRVIYTNVLGIYNEVPGAFGKWNKATIGNGLPSALKSDQLLEQSGLDYTTLRLPWLNDRDVKYQLTHKDETYVGVSGSRKSVADVVLKIIADPDYLKKDSVGIADPDTAGSDRPVY, encoded by the coding sequence TTGATAAAGAATATTTTGATAATGGCTGCAAACGGCCAGATCTCACGACTGATTGAAAATCAAATTCTCAACGATGATCAATTCGCCAATGTACATTTAACCTTGTTCTTACGCCATCAATCACGCTTGGCCCAGTTGGCGAAAAATCCGCGGGTCACACTGGTTGAGGGCAGTCTTGATCGGTTGGATGATGTCAAAAAAGCAATGGTTGACCAGGATCTTGTATTTGTCGGCGTGGTTGATCATAGCAAAGGCAGCCAACAAACACAAAATGTCATTGCGGGGATGAAGGCTGGTCACGTGCAGCGGGTGATTTATACGAATGTTCTCGGGATCTATAACGAAGTTCCAGGCGCCTTTGGCAAGTGGAACAAGGCGACTATCGGCAATGGGTTACCATCAGCTCTGAAGTCAGATCAACTTCTTGAACAGTCGGGTCTCGACTACACAACCTTACGCCTACCTTGGCTAAATGATCGTGACGTTAAGTATCAACTGACGCATAAAGATGAAACTTATGTCGGAGTTTCGGGTTCACGCAAGAGTGTGGCCGACGTGGTGCTTAAGATCATTGCGGATCCTGATTATTTGAAAAAAGACAGTGTCGGGATTGCCGATCCTGATACGGCCGGATCAGATCGACCGGTTTATTAA
- a CDS encoding class I SAM-dependent methyltransferase, giving the protein MDAPYPNMQDLPDLPSESGNDQPIWKALAKKIPSVADRRVLVIHCGDGWFCRHALNGGATAVLGIDTDAVAIQDARAVASSDRLRYRIMPDKWLKLLTGPYDLIVGSFDQSPEELRAMTHVLSALLSPKGQLIAAVAPSKQPIGDDLAVDELISSQLVINRWYQVTDKRLTQTEQLYLLLSSRVSH; this is encoded by the coding sequence ATGGATGCTCCTTACCCGAATATGCAAGATCTGCCTGATTTGCCGTCTGAATCCGGCAACGATCAACCAATATGGAAAGCACTTGCCAAAAAAATACCCTCAGTTGCTGATCGTCGTGTTCTCGTCATTCATTGCGGCGATGGTTGGTTTTGTCGTCATGCCCTCAACGGCGGTGCCACCGCGGTTCTCGGTATTGACACCGATGCGGTTGCCATTCAAGATGCCCGCGCTGTTGCCAGCTCCGATCGCTTACGTTATCGCATCATGCCGGATAAATGGCTAAAACTGTTAACTGGACCATATGATCTCATCGTCGGCTCATTTGATCAATCACCAGAGGAGCTACGTGCCATGACTCATGTTTTAAGTGCGCTGCTTAGTCCTAAAGGCCAACTTATCGCCGCTGTTGCACCATCAAAGCAGCCCATTGGCGATGATCTCGCAGTTGATGAACTGATCAGCTCACAACTTGTGATCAATCGTTGGTACCAAGTGACGGATAAGCGGCTCACCCAAACGGAACAATTATATCTGTTGCTTAGCTCGCGGGTTTCGCACTGA